The following proteins come from a genomic window of Leptospira bandrabouensis:
- a CDS encoding HigA family addiction module antitoxin has product MNKELMNIHPGEILLEDFLKPMELSAYKLAQSTLIDQKRISEIIHGKRSITADTALRFSKFFGNSPEFWLSIQAHYDLEIKQYELKNELRAIKKYKEQKAS; this is encoded by the coding sequence ATGAATAAAGAACTTATGAACATTCATCCTGGGGAAATTCTATTAGAAGACTTTCTTAAACCTATGGAATTATCTGCTTACAAACTTGCGCAAAGTACTCTTATCGATCAAAAAAGAATTAGTGAAATTATTCATGGGAAAAGATCAATTACAGCAGATACAGCCCTGCGTTTCTCTAAATTCTTCGGAAATTCTCCTGAGTTCTGGCTCTCTATTCAAGCTCATTATGATTTAGAAATCAAACAATATGAATTGAAAAATGAGTTAAGAGCAATAAAAAAATATAAAGAGCAGAAAGCCAGTTAA
- a CDS encoding type II toxin-antitoxin system RelE/ParE family toxin, with the protein MIKSFRDKETEAIWNGALSKKFPKEIQRTARRKMIHIDSAKNLDDLKTPPGNRLHQLTDDRSGQHSISINMKYKICFNWNNGSVENVEIIDYH; encoded by the coding sequence GTGATAAAATCCTTCAGAGACAAAGAAACTGAAGCTATTTGGAATGGTGCTCTATCTAAAAAATTTCCAAAGGAAATTCAAAGAACCGCTAGAAGAAAAATGATCCATATCGATAGTGCGAAAAATCTAGATGATTTAAAAACACCACCAGGAAACAGACTGCACCAGCTTACTGATGACCGATCTGGACAACATTCAATTAGTATCAATATGAAATATAAAATCTGTTTTAATTGGAATAATGGTTCTGTCGAAAATGTCGAAATTATAGATTATCATTAA